A stretch of DNA from Phycisphaerales bacterium AB-hyl4:
GGCCGCCGTCTTTGAGCGTCACCATGTCGATGCCGCCCGTGGCCGTCATCGTGGCATCACTGCCGATGGTCAGGCTGCCGCCGTCGATGATGTAGCGATTCGTGTTCGTGATCGTGCCATTGACGACGATGAGCGGCGACTTGATCTCGCACTGAGCGTTGAGGGTCAGCGTGTGGCCGTTCAGTTCGAGCGTGAGCGGCTGGGGGGCGCGGTCGCCCTCGACTTTGATGCGGTTGGCGATGGCGTCGTCGGAGAAGGTGACGACGGCGGGCTCGGGCGTCATCCGGTATCCAAAGTAGGCGATGTCATATTCGCCGGGCACACGGCTTTCGCCCGTGCTTTCCTCGAACCAGTTCTCCGCGGTGTGCCAGTCGCCACCGCCGGTGGTATGAAATTGTGGAAGGCCCATGTCGGCAGACGTTCGGGGGGCATCGTCGGCGGCGGCATTGCCACCCATAACCAGAAGGGCGAGCATGACGGTGAGAACACGCGTTTCCATGAGTCTTTTCTCCAAATAAGGAAGGCTTGACACGGACAGGTTCAATCAAGCCCGAGCAGGCCGAGCGTGTCGCGGTAAAGGATTTCGTCAGGCAGCTCGGCGGGAAGCTCGGGCACCTGCCACTGCTCGCGCGAGCATCGCACCACCTCACGCAGGCCGGCCACCGTGTCCTCAAACGTGGCGATCGGGTAGTCCGTGCCGAACAGCAGCTTGCCCGTTGCGCCGTACTCGTACGCCAGGCGGAGCATGTTGTAGAACTGCCACGGCCGATAGTAGAGAGCGGAGATGTCCGCAAAAACGTTGGGCTGTTTTCGAATCAGCGCAATGGCTTCATTTTCCCAGGGATGGCCCATGTGCGCGATGATCATCTTCAGGTCGGGATGGCGCAGCGCAATGTCTTCCAACTGCTCGGGGTGGGCATACTTCAACGGCGCCTTGCGCGGAAACGTCGTGCCCTGGTGAAAGAGAATGGGCAAGCCCAGCTTCTCGGCGCGGGCATAAATGGGCCAAGCCCGCTCATCATGCGGGTGATAGCCTGAATAGATCGGCGTCATCTTCAACCCGCGCAGGCCAAGGTCAGCCACGGCCCGTTCGAGCTCGTCAAGCGCACCGGCTTCCGCGGGATTGATCGCCGCGAAACCGATGTATTTCGCGGGGTCGGTCTTCACATAGTCGGCGACCGTGTCGTTCTCACTCAGGAAGCCCACCAGCGGCGCACGCAGACCGAAGACGATCGCCTTATCCACTCCCGCGGTGGCGGCACGGTGCTGCTCGGGCGTGACGCTGAGGTCCAACGGCTCGCCGCGGATCAGGCCAGCCTCGATGGCCAGCTCGTCCGTCAGTTCATGCGGCAGCCACAGATGCGTATGACAGTCGACAATCATTGCGTGCACTCAGGGCCAGAAAATCGACCCGTCAACATAGGCGTAGTTCTCAAGGATCTCGGGCGTCAGCCGAACGCCCAGACCCGGCTGCGTCGGCGCCTGGAGCATGCCGTTCACGATTTCAAACGGCTCGATCGCGAGTTCGTCGACCAGCGGCATGCCGTGCGTCGGATATTCCACGAACGTCGAATACGGGTCGGCAAAGGCAAGGTTGTAGTTGGCCGAGAGGCAAGGCGCCATGCCCCACGAATGGTAGATCACCCGCACGCCATGCGCCCGCGCCAGCGCACGGATGTCGAGGCATTCAAGGATGCCGCCGGAGTGTGTCGGGTCGGGCTGAATGTAATCGACCGCGTCCGCTTCAAAGAACGGTAGAAACTCGTGCACCCCCACCGCCGTCTCGCCCGCGGCGATCGGGATGCTCGTCTGCTGCCGAACGAAAGCGCAGCCGGCGTAGTCGCGATTGTTCACCGGATCTTCAAACCAGGTGATGTCGTACGGCTCCACAGCCCGGGCACGCTCGAGCGCCTGCTTCGCCGTCAGCGGCTGCGGGTTGTGCCCCATCACCGCATCGACCATCAAGTGCACATCAGGCCCGAGCGCCTCCCGACATAACGCGACCTTGTGCACGTCCTCTTTCACCGATCGGCCGATGCGGATCTTCACAGCCTTGAATCCCCGCTCGACATAGCTTCGCATCTCGTCTTGCAACAACGCATCAGGCGCGTCGTTGCCGCCGCTGGCGTAGGCCATGATGCCGTCATGACATCGGCCGCCGAGCAGTTGCCAGACCGGCACGCCCTGCACCTGGCCGAGGATGTCCCAAAGCGCGTTCTCAATCGTGCCCGCGACCATCAGCGGAAGCCCCGCCTTGCCCCACGCATAACTCTTGGCCCGCATCTTGTGAAACAGGCGTGCGATGTCGAGCGGGTTCTCGCCCACCAGCAGCGTGGCGAAATTGTCCGTCATCGCCTGCGTCGGCCTTGGCGCACTCAGGCCGGGGTAGTACGCCTCACCAAGACCGGACACGCCCGCGTCGGTTTCAACTTCAATCAGCGCGGTATTCCAGTACGGAATCGAGCCGCCCGCCCACACGATGGTCGCCTGGCGCAGGTCCGTGGTGAGCAGATGGCAGCGAACGTTGGTGATTTTCATGCGTGGGCCTGTCTGATTGAACGCATTACGCGGGCGCGTCGGCTGCGCGGGGGAAGTAGACACCGCTGAACGCCCCGCCGTCGATCAGCAACGTCGAGCCGGTAATGTAACCTGCCTGCTCGCTGGCGAGGAAGATGCAGGCGCCGACGATGTCATCGGGCTTGCCACGTCGGCCGAGCGGTGCGAACGCGCCGAAGTCGACGCTGTCCAATACGTGCTGAATGTTCGGGTCGCGGACGATGTCGCTTTCGATATCGCCCGGCGCGACGGCGTTGACGCGAATCTGATGCTTGGCCAACTCCAGCGCAAAGCCTTTGGTCAGCATTTTACGGGCCGCGTTGGAAGCACAGTAATGCACCTTCAACTCGCCGCACTGTTCCGCGGAGATGGAGGTGATGTTGATGATGCTGCCACCCACGCCCTGCTGGATCATCTGCCGTGCCGCCGCCTGCGAGAAGAGGAAGTAGCCTTTGACGTTGACGGCAAACGTGCGGTCGAACAGCTCTTCCGAGACGTCCATGATCGGACTGAAATCAAGGAAGCCTGCGTTGTTGACGAGGATGTCGATTCGGCCGAACGCGTCGACCGCCTGCTGTACAGCAGCCTCAACCTGCTCGGCATCGGACGTATCCGCTTGCACAGCCAGGGCGGAATGCCCCGCATTCGTGATCGCGTCCACCGCCGGCCGCAGCGTCTCCATCCGTCGGCTGACACAAACCACCTTCGCCCCCGCCTCGGCGTAAGCGACCGCAATGGCCCGGCCGATTCCCGTCGCAGCACCGGTAACCACCGCCACCCGGCCTTTGATCGTCCCGTCTGCAGTCATGCCCATTCCCTGCTTTCCCGGCCGCCGGACAGCCGTTGTATCATTGCACAAACTGACATCAGGTTAATCGAGACCAAAACGCATTACAACACGATAATTGACGCGAACTGGAGATTTTGAAAAATTGTACAAAAACCATAATTTCACGCTCGCATTCCGAGCGCACATGTGATTCAATAAAAGGCAGTGGCGATCCGTAAACCTCGCGAGCATTCACGACCATGACCACCACGAACGCCGACACCAGCGAAACGCGACAGATGCAGGACGACGCGTTCGCCCTGCGCAACTACGGCCGCGAGATGGCCCGCTTCAAGGCCAAGAACACCGGCGCCGAAGTCGTCATCCGTTATCCGCGATGGGAAGATCTCAAGCAATTTCACGCCTACCTGAACCAGGTCCACCAGGAAAGCCTTGAGGAGCCGATGTGGTTCAGCACTCGGCCGCACGACCTGCCGCAGACCTCGCGTCGGCTGGCGGAGAACCTCAAGAAGGTCGAAGTCGCAGGCCACCCCTTCCTGTTCGTCGAAGTCGAGGGCCAGATCGTCGGCCAGGGCTGGGTCTGGATCGGCGGACCGAACTTCGGCGCCGACATCGGCTACCTCGGCCTGGAACTGACCAAGGCCACCCGCGGCATGGGCATCGGCACGAAACTGTTCGAAATCCTCGAGGCCGAATCAAAGAACGCCGGGGCCGTCATGATCGAACTCACGATGGCGTCGGCCAACCGGGCATGCCAACTCTACGAGCGCCTCGGCTACAAAGAAGTCGGGCGAATCCCGCATGCCGTGATGAGCAACTACGGCAAAGAAAAGTGGGACGATCGTGCCGACCTCGTCTACATGATCAAGTATCTCTGACGAAACAAGCCGACTACTCGAACGTATACGCGCGCGTCCAACGCACCGTCTCGTCAGGCTCAACATCAAACCGCACAAACCGCTCGGGGCAGACGCTGTCCGCGTCGGCGTAGAGCGCAAACCGGCTCATCGCAAAATCACCGCTGACATGCACGCGCTGGCCGGTCTGCCGATCGCCGACCGTAACGCCGGCTTTCTCGCGTGGAATCTCGCCGGACACGGCCCAGTACCGGTTGTCGCCGGGCACGATCGGCCTGTCAAAACGCCACGCCTCGCCCTCCGGCACCAGCCAGGTGAACGGCAGCGGCGGCAACGTAAACGCCGGCTCGATGTACGTGTGACGACCGATCGGCTGCTCGTCGAACTGAAACCAGTTGTGGTTGTACTGCTCGAAGGCGAACGGCCGATCGCCGACGTTCGTCAACGCGTAGGCAATGTAAAGCTTTGCGCCTTCGATGCGATACCGTTTCGTCAGCTGATACGCATACCCGCGCAGCTCGGGGGAGGCCTGCGTGACCGTGACCGTGTCAGCCGAGGCTTCAACCGTGTCGACTGCGAACGGCTCGACCAGCGGATAGCCACGGTTGAACGCGTATCGCCGAGGGTCATGCCGCTCAAGCAGGCCGACGCCGACCTTGATGAACGCCTCGCCGACGTCTGCCTCATCGAAGCCGAGCGCGCCGAGCCCTTCGAGGCCGAACTCATCGCACAGGCCGAACGGGTGCAGGTATTCCCGCCCGTCACGCTGAACCGACCGCACGCGCGCCGTCTCATCAAACCGGGGCCCGCGATGCTCGCGCATTGACGCATCATCGACCATGATCTCAACGGTCAACGTCTCGTTCTGAAGAACCACGGCCTCGCCGTGCGCGACTTCGTCTGCGTAGCCGAGCCCTGCCGCCACCAGCACGCAAAGCCACCACATCGCGATTGTTCGTGTGATCATGCGTCCACTCACTTCCCACCGTCGCCCTGCCGTCGCGTCCCGGCCAACTGCGGCTCTGCCCATTGCGAAAACCGCTCGTCGCGGGGTTGCACGAGGCGGGCGGACCTCAACCCGGACATGAAGTTCAAGTCGATACGCCCCTTCCAGCTGTGCCGTTTCTGGGCCGACAGCAGCGAACCCACCGGGTTGGTGACATGAAGCTCGAAGACGTTGCGCCCCGGCGCGATATGAGCGGTCACATCAATGACAAAGGGGTAAGTCACGCGCACACCAAGCGATTGGCCGTCCTTAAATACTTCAAGCACGTTCTCGCGCACGTCGGCTTCCAGCCAGAGGGGGCCTTGCACTTCGCCCGGCACGTCAAACGCCACCGTGTACGCCGCCGTGCCGCTGAAATACTTAAACCCCTGATGCTCCCACGCTTTGCTGTCGAGCGACGCGGGCGCTGCCACGAGCGCGTCGTCACGGACCGCGAAGTCGCCGAGGATGAACGCGTCCAGCGTCGGCTGGATGTTGTCGTAGTGATACCACGTTCCTTCCATCAACCGTTCGTACATCTCCGGCTGAAACAGTCCGGTGAAGACGTTGTCGCCCTTGACAAGCAAATCACCGATGGGGGTGCTGAGCCCGAATGCGTCCAGATAGCGATCGCGCGAGCCGGCCTCGGTAACGGGTTGGCCATTGATCTTCAGCTTGTCGATCAACCCTTCTTCGAACAGCAGTCGTTCGTCACCGGTGATCGATTCGATCGGAACCGTACAGCGAAACTGCGCCGCTGGTATCAGCCGCAACGGTTTGGGGATGCTGCCATCTTCCGTGGGGTACCACTTGTCCGGGTGGGCCGGATCGCACATCTCCAGCCCGGCAGCCACGAACGGGTACGCGTTCTGTCGCAACGGCTTGAACGGCCAGGGCCCCTGCGATTCCGTCAGTGCCACGCGTTCGCGGTTCATCGGGCGGACAGGCAGGCTGTCCGTCGACTTGCGGCGCAGCATGAACAGATGACTTTCATAAGGCGCGAACGTCACCTGAAACGCGCCGTGATCAACCGGCACGACTGTCCGCTCGCCGCTATCCAGATCCCATGCTTCGACGGTGACCTTGTCGTCGTTTAGCCGAGCGGTGACGAGTTGCTCTTCGCCGTGACGATTCGCGATCGCCACAAGATCATCTCCGTCGACCGATCGCCACGCGGTGGTGAACGAGCGGACACGCTTGCCATCCTTGCCAAGCAGTTCGAGTCGCGGCTGATGGCTCGGCAACACCTGCTGCATCAGCAGCGGATCACAGCCCGCCGGCGCCCAGCGTTTTTCCTGGCCGTCGGCCGTGCGATAATGCAGCGACAGGTCGTGCAGGCTGAGGTATCGCCCGCCCGCCTCAG
This window harbors:
- a CDS encoding amidohydrolase family protein — encoded protein: MIVDCHTHLWLPHELTDELAIEAGLIRGEPLDLSVTPEQHRAATAGVDKAIVFGLRAPLVGFLSENDTVADYVKTDPAKYIGFAAINPAEAGALDELERAVADLGLRGLKMTPIYSGYHPHDERAWPIYARAEKLGLPILFHQGTTFPRKAPLKYAHPEQLEDIALRHPDLKMIIAHMGHPWENEAIALIRKQPNVFADISALYYRPWQFYNMLRLAYEYGATGKLLFGTDYPIATFEDTVAGLREVVRCSREQWQVPELPAELPDEILYRDTLGLLGLD
- a CDS encoding mandelate racemase/muconate lactonizing enzyme family protein, which translates into the protein MKITNVRCHLLTTDLRQATIVWAGGSIPYWNTALIEVETDAGVSGLGEAYYPGLSAPRPTQAMTDNFATLLVGENPLDIARLFHKMRAKSYAWGKAGLPLMVAGTIENALWDILGQVQGVPVWQLLGGRCHDGIMAYASGGNDAPDALLQDEMRSYVERGFKAVKIRIGRSVKEDVHKVALCREALGPDVHLMVDAVMGHNPQPLTAKQALERARAVEPYDITWFEDPVNNRDYAGCAFVRQQTSIPIAAGETAVGVHEFLPFFEADAVDYIQPDPTHSGGILECLDIRALARAHGVRVIYHSWGMAPCLSANYNLAFADPYSTFVEYPTHGMPLVDELAIEPFEIVNGMLQAPTQPGLGVRLTPEILENYAYVDGSIFWP
- a CDS encoding SDR family NAD(P)-dependent oxidoreductase, yielding MGMTADGTIKGRVAVVTGAATGIGRAIAVAYAEAGAKVVCVSRRMETLRPAVDAITNAGHSALAVQADTSDAEQVEAAVQQAVDAFGRIDILVNNAGFLDFSPIMDVSEELFDRTFAVNVKGYFLFSQAAARQMIQQGVGGSIINITSISAEQCGELKVHYCASNAARKMLTKGFALELAKHQIRVNAVAPGDIESDIVRDPNIQHVLDSVDFGAFAPLGRRGKPDDIVGACIFLASEQAGYITGSTLLIDGGAFSGVYFPRAADAPA
- a CDS encoding N-acetyltransferase family protein is translated as MTTTNADTSETRQMQDDAFALRNYGREMARFKAKNTGAEVVIRYPRWEDLKQFHAYLNQVHQESLEEPMWFSTRPHDLPQTSRRLAENLKKVEVAGHPFLFVEVEGQIVGQGWVWIGGPNFGADIGYLGLELTKATRGMGIGTKLFEILEAESKNAGAVMIELTMASANRACQLYERLGYKEVGRIPHAVMSNYGKEKWDDRADLVYMIKYL